One Chitinophagaceae bacterium C216 genomic window carries:
- the rlmK gene encoding Ribosomal RNA large subunit methyltransferase K, whose product MSDVNKFEMFRNRLTKVFKHLQKIARKQNVSCFRIYDHDLPEFPFIIEKYEDRLYASEYKRRHNLTEEQHQLWVKESMKVMSEIIGIPLESIFIKLRQRKPGREGQYQKTGNTKNEFVVRENNLQFIINLSDYLDTGLFLDHRITRKMVMEQAHGKRVLNLFAYTGSFSVYAAAGGATQVTTVDLSNTYTHWARRNMQLNHFNEGDKYAFVVADAVQYIKNLKPASYDIIVLDPPTFSNSKKTDTILDIQRDHVQLVNDCLKALTPNGLLYFSNNYTKFVLDTANIQAATIKDITRQTTPFDFEGKLKRCCFLITK is encoded by the coding sequence ATGAGCGATGTGAATAAATTTGAAATGTTTAGAAACCGGTTAACAAAGGTTTTCAAGCATTTACAAAAGATCGCAAGAAAGCAAAATGTTTCCTGCTTCAGGATTTATGATCATGATTTACCTGAATTCCCCTTCATTATTGAAAAGTATGAAGATCGATTATACGCTTCTGAATATAAAAGAAGGCATAATCTTACGGAAGAACAACATCAGCTTTGGGTAAAGGAAAGCATGAAAGTCATGTCTGAAATAATAGGCATACCGCTCGAAAGCATATTTATAAAACTTCGGCAGCGTAAGCCCGGCCGCGAAGGACAATATCAAAAAACAGGCAATACCAAAAATGAATTTGTCGTTAGGGAAAATAACCTGCAATTTATTATCAACCTTAGTGATTACTTAGATACTGGGTTGTTTTTAGACCATCGCATTACACGGAAAATGGTAATGGAACAGGCTCACGGCAAACGTGTACTTAATCTTTTTGCCTATACAGGCTCCTTTTCGGTGTATGCAGCAGCCGGAGGGGCTACGCAAGTAACTACAGTAGATCTTTCCAATACCTATACCCACTGGGCCCGAAGAAATATGCAACTCAACCATTTTAATGAAGGCGATAAATACGCTTTTGTAGTTGCCGATGCCGTGCAATACATTAAAAACTTAAAGCCGGCCTCCTACGATATTATTGTACTGGACCCTCCCACATTTAGTAACAGTAAAAAAACCGATACGATTCTAGATATACAGCGGGATCATGTACAACTGGTGAATGATTGTCTCAAAGCGCTCACCCCAAATGGACTTTTGTATTTCAGTAATAATTACACCAAATTTGTATTGGACACCGCTAACATTCAAGCGGCTACTATAAAAGATATTACCCGACAAACAACGCCTTTTGACTTTGAAGGAAAGCTAAAGCGCTGTTGTTTCCTCATCACAAAGTAA
- the dinG_1 gene encoding 3'-5' exonuclease DinG — MFDGEKVIDRYETLINPVHRIPSYIQAMTGITDEMVADAPLFEEVAEDIYEILKDRIFVAHNVNFDYSFIRSQLRYCGYEYDAQKLCTVRLSRKIIPGLRSYSLGNLCHSLGIRHVNHHRAGGDAEATTALFHLLLQRDTEGHILKSLKRNSKEQVLPPHVPKSDFERLPTTPGVYYFHDEKGKVVYVGKAKNIRHRVSSHFSNNSTGRQKQNFMRYVHRISFEECGTELMAAIKESSEIKRLWPRFNASQKKREDVFGIVCYADQNGYLRLAVDKVNGRTEVISSYHHYENASAALRQLVQDFHLCPRLCFIKEQLYDEQAHAAYCKGACEKLEPVESYNERVTQALEKLKAQPSFAIIDKGITDEQRSCILVWQGKFYGMGFIASDLAIETPEQFKELVTPYRENKVITHMLFSYAKRYPSKVKFF, encoded by the coding sequence GTGTTTGATGGAGAAAAGGTGATAGACCGGTATGAAACACTCATCAATCCTGTGCATCGTATTCCCTCGTATATTCAGGCCATGACCGGCATTACCGACGAAATGGTAGCAGATGCTCCTTTGTTTGAAGAGGTGGCGGAGGATATTTATGAGATTTTAAAAGACCGAATATTCGTTGCGCACAATGTAAATTTTGATTACTCCTTTATCAGGAGTCAACTCAGATATTGTGGTTATGAATATGATGCGCAAAAATTATGTACTGTTAGATTGAGCCGCAAAATAATTCCCGGCTTGCGGTCGTATAGTTTGGGTAACCTGTGTCACAGTCTTGGTATTAGACATGTCAATCATCACCGTGCGGGAGGCGATGCCGAGGCCACTACAGCACTATTTCATCTTTTATTACAACGTGATACGGAAGGACATATTCTCAAAAGTCTGAAGCGGAACTCGAAGGAGCAAGTTTTGCCGCCACATGTGCCCAAGAGCGATTTCGAGCGCCTGCCTACTACACCGGGGGTATATTATTTTCATGATGAAAAAGGTAAGGTAGTCTATGTAGGTAAGGCTAAAAATATTCGCCATCGCGTGAGTAGTCACTTTAGTAACAACTCTACTGGTAGACAGAAGCAAAATTTTATGCGCTATGTACATCGTATTAGTTTTGAAGAATGCGGTACAGAGTTGATGGCTGCCATCAAAGAATCGTCCGAGATTAAACGTTTGTGGCCCAGATTTAATGCTTCTCAGAAAAAACGGGAAGACGTGTTTGGTATTGTATGTTATGCCGATCAGAACGGCTATCTGCGTTTAGCTGTAGACAAGGTAAATGGTCGAACGGAAGTCATTAGTTCCTACCATCACTACGAAAATGCCAGTGCGGCGTTAAGACAGCTGGTGCAAGACTTTCATCTTTGTCCACGTCTTTGTTTTATAAAAGAACAGTTGTATGACGAACAGGCACACGCAGCGTATTGCAAAGGCGCCTGTGAAAAACTAGAGCCTGTGGAATCTTATAATGAGCGTGTTACACAGGCATTGGAAAAGTTAAAAGCGCAGCCTTCTTTTGCCATCATAGATAAAGGTATTACCGATGAGCAGCGGTCCTGCATTTTAGTATGGCAAGGCAAGTTTTATGGCATGGGATTTATTGCTTCTGATCTTGCAATTGAAACTCCCGAACAGTTCAAAGAGCTGGTGACGCCTTACAGAGAAAACAAGGTGATTACACATATGCTTTTTTCATATGCTAAACGATATCCCTCCAAAGTGAAGTTTTTCTAA
- the axe2 gene encoding Acetylxylan esterase: MKKIQYLLLMAVLALFAFQPAKRKKVIFFGDSITQQGAQPGGYIPKIDSLSKLEGRQDEFEWVGKGIGGNRVYDLFFRFQEDVLDQKPDIVVVYIGINDVWHKTTSGTGTEFKKFGAFYDKMITKMKQAGIQPVICTPSVIGEYNDDTNLQDGDLNYYSKWIRQYAAANNIPLVDLRKAFMEYLDKHNPKNEEKGILTTDRVHLNNQGNLLVAQEMWAVLKKLK; this comes from the coding sequence ATGAAAAAGATACAATACTTGCTGCTGATGGCAGTCCTAGCATTGTTTGCCTTTCAGCCAGCTAAGAGAAAAAAAGTTATCTTCTTTGGCGATTCTATAACCCAGCAAGGAGCCCAACCCGGCGGTTATATTCCTAAAATCGACAGTTTGAGCAAACTAGAAGGACGTCAGGATGAGTTTGAGTGGGTAGGTAAGGGAATAGGCGGCAATCGCGTATATGATTTATTCTTCCGCTTTCAGGAAGATGTATTGGATCAGAAGCCTGATATTGTAGTGGTATACATCGGTATAAACGATGTATGGCATAAAACCACTAGTGGTACAGGTACTGAGTTTAAAAAATTTGGAGCATTTTATGATAAGATGATTACCAAAATGAAGCAGGCAGGTATTCAGCCGGTAATCTGTACCCCATCCGTGATAGGCGAGTATAATGATGATACCAATTTGCAGGATGGCGATCTCAACTACTATTCTAAATGGATTCGTCAATATGCAGCAGCCAATAATATTCCGCTGGTAGATTTGCGCAAAGCTTTTATGGAATATTTGGACAAGCACAATCCTAAAAACGAAGAAAAAGGTATTTTGACTACCGACAGAGTGCATCTGAACAATCAGGGTAATTTGTTGGTGGCTCAAGAAATGTGGGCGGTTCTCAAAAAATTGAAATAA
- the tyrS gene encoding Tyrosine--tRNA ligase — MVQDMIPGTEEQLRKEPTVGYIGFDPTATSLHIGSLVPILLLVHFQRAGHKPIVLIGGATGMIGDPSGKSEERVLLTENQLAENIAGIKKQLEKYLDFDPANPNAAVMVNNYDWFKNISFIEFLRDAGKHITVNYMMAKDSVKKRFEGDAGISYTEFAYQLMQGYDFYHLYKEHNCKLQMGGSDQWGNITTGTEFIRRKIHGEAFAFTCPLIKKADGTKFGKTEQGNVWLDPERTSPYQFYQFWLNASDTDAENWIKIFTFLDESTINDLIGQHHADPSKRVLQKALAKEITTFVHGKEEYEKALATTEKLFANQTKPAEEMTIEDLEGMEGIVKSTIEREKVNAGIDIVSLLAETKITSSKSEARKLIQGGGIQLNRRKIDDVQFVVDSVRLLHDKYLLLQKGKKNYFLVEAV, encoded by the coding sequence ATGGTGCAGGATATGATCCCCGGTACAGAGGAACAGTTGAGAAAAGAACCTACCGTGGGGTACATCGGGTTTGACCCTACCGCTACTAGTCTGCACATCGGCAGTCTGGTTCCTATTTTATTACTCGTTCACTTTCAGCGAGCTGGTCATAAACCCATTGTGCTTATTGGTGGGGCCACTGGTATGATAGGCGACCCTTCGGGGAAAAGTGAAGAGCGCGTACTGCTTACCGAGAACCAGCTAGCCGAAAACATTGCAGGTATTAAAAAGCAATTGGAAAAATACCTGGACTTTGACCCGGCAAACCCCAATGCTGCCGTCATGGTGAATAACTACGACTGGTTTAAAAATATTTCATTCATAGAGTTTTTGCGGGATGCGGGCAAGCACATCACCGTAAATTATATGATGGCAAAAGACAGCGTGAAAAAACGCTTTGAAGGAGATGCAGGTATCAGCTATACTGAATTTGCTTACCAGCTCATGCAGGGATACGATTTTTACCATCTTTATAAGGAACATAACTGCAAACTGCAGATGGGAGGAAGCGACCAATGGGGCAATATTACCACCGGTACAGAATTCATCCGCCGCAAGATTCATGGAGAAGCTTTTGCATTTACCTGCCCGCTGATTAAAAAAGCAGATGGTACCAAGTTTGGTAAAACCGAACAAGGCAATGTATGGTTGGATCCCGAAAGAACATCACCTTACCAGTTCTATCAGTTTTGGCTAAACGCCAGCGATACGGACGCAGAAAATTGGATTAAGATCTTCACCTTCCTGGACGAATCCACCATCAACGATCTCATTGGCCAGCATCATGCAGATCCTTCCAAAAGAGTACTGCAGAAAGCGCTGGCAAAAGAAATCACCACCTTTGTACACGGGAAAGAGGAATATGAAAAGGCATTGGCAACTACTGAGAAACTCTTTGCCAACCAAACCAAGCCCGCCGAGGAAATGACTATTGAAGATTTGGAAGGTATGGAAGGTATCGTAAAATCAACGATCGAGAGAGAAAAAGTTAATGCTGGCATAGATATTGTTTCATTACTTGCAGAAACAAAAATCACTTCCAGTAAAAGTGAAGCTCGTAAGCTGATACAGGGAGGTGGCATACAACTCAACCGAAGAAAGATCGACGATGTGCAATTCGTTGTAGACAGCGTAAGACTTCTACACGATAAATATCTCCTTCTGCAAAAAGGTAAGAAGAATTACTTTTTAGTAGAAGCCGTTTAG
- the btuD_1 gene encoding Vitamin B12 import ATP-binding protein BtuD, translated as MTITYKNFNLKELKKNIQRSLLLLWQASKRLAILSFALHILQAFLPVISLYFIKTLVEKVTAKLPFSEILPAIILFLGAQLLLAVTQQCATYVSTIFQLKLTDFLSQKVLDKAVQVDYNYYENPDYHDSLHLAQQQSLYRASMLLTSYNTFITSGFALLFLLLLFISVQSYFAILFIAFSLPLAIIKWYFGIATMQQERKLAPLEREANYLHYTLTGVSPAKEVRVFNFGKFFIEKFINIRHYIRLQKQQLHKRLTRYSLIAESAEIVAMAIIFALLAKEAVAGAITLGLFVIYIQGFQSLQNNSKNFLQSVVQILQQRIFLQDLFAFLDIKIINNNHHTLPFPSTDNNLSVSNISFRYTPDGREVLQNVSLTCNKGQIIAIVGENGSGKSTLIKILARLYEQKSGTIHFGNTELQDIDIPSYRQHTVFLFQDFEKYFFTVEENIVLGASATQKTIDDVKNAAVLSGADKFISKLSKGYQTRMGRTFHESEQLSGGQWQKLALARVFYRDDASLIVLDEPTSALDAQAEFEIFTQIKNLAKDKMVILITHRLYNLKIADYLYVMDEGRIIEEGTFDELVNKNGAFTRLYNMQQL; from the coding sequence ATGACCATTACTTATAAAAACTTTAACCTTAAAGAGCTGAAAAAAAATATTCAACGCTCTTTATTACTGCTATGGCAAGCCAGTAAACGTCTTGCAATACTCAGTTTTGCATTGCATATACTGCAGGCTTTTTTACCTGTGATATCATTATATTTTATAAAAACATTAGTAGAAAAAGTTACCGCCAAGCTTCCCTTTTCCGAAATACTACCCGCAATTATATTATTCCTTGGAGCGCAACTGTTACTTGCTGTCACCCAACAATGCGCTACTTATGTCTCCACAATTTTTCAATTAAAACTCACAGATTTCTTGTCGCAAAAGGTTCTTGATAAAGCTGTACAAGTAGATTATAATTATTATGAAAATCCCGATTATCATGATAGCCTGCATCTAGCACAACAACAATCTCTATATCGAGCAAGTATGCTTTTGACCAGCTACAACACCTTTATTACATCGGGATTTGCGCTTTTGTTCCTCTTGCTTTTATTTATTAGTGTGCAATCCTATTTTGCTATTTTATTTATTGCTTTTTCGCTACCCTTGGCCATTATTAAATGGTATTTTGGCATTGCCACTATGCAGCAAGAAAGAAAACTTGCGCCCCTAGAAAGAGAAGCTAATTATCTGCATTACACCTTAACGGGAGTAAGCCCTGCAAAAGAAGTACGTGTTTTCAACTTTGGTAAGTTTTTCATTGAGAAGTTTATCAATATTCGCCACTATATCCGCTTACAAAAACAACAACTCCACAAACGCCTTACACGTTACAGCCTTATTGCTGAATCAGCAGAGATTGTGGCCATGGCTATAATCTTTGCATTACTTGCTAAAGAAGCTGTAGCTGGTGCTATAACACTCGGCCTATTTGTGATTTACATACAAGGGTTTCAAAGTTTACAGAACAATTCCAAAAATTTTTTACAATCCGTTGTTCAGATCTTACAACAACGTATTTTCTTACAGGACTTGTTCGCCTTCCTAGATATTAAAATCATAAACAACAACCATCACACATTACCCTTCCCCTCTACCGATAATAATCTCTCTGTAAGTAATATAAGTTTCCGTTATACGCCTGATGGTAGAGAAGTGTTGCAAAACGTTTCCCTCACTTGTAACAAGGGACAAATCATCGCTATTGTAGGAGAAAATGGTTCTGGAAAATCTACCTTGATCAAAATTCTAGCCCGACTTTACGAACAGAAATCGGGCACTATACACTTTGGCAATACCGAACTCCAAGATATTGATATCCCTTCCTACCGACAACATACGGTATTTTTATTCCAAGATTTCGAAAAATATTTCTTTACAGTAGAAGAAAACATTGTTTTAGGTGCTTCAGCTACACAAAAGACAATCGACGATGTAAAGAACGCTGCCGTATTATCCGGGGCTGATAAATTCATCAGTAAATTATCAAAAGGCTATCAGACACGCATGGGACGCACATTCCATGAGAGCGAACAATTAAGCGGAGGACAATGGCAAAAGCTGGCACTGGCCCGTGTTTTTTACAGAGATGATGCTTCATTAATCGTACTGGATGAACCCACCAGTGCATTGGATGCTCAGGCAGAGTTTGAGATTTTTACGCAGATAAAAAATCTGGCAAAAGATAAGATGGTTATCCTTATCACACATCGTTTATATAATCTGAAAATTGCAGATTATCTCTATGTGATGGATGAAGGTCGTATTATTGAAGAAGGTACATTTGATGAGCTCGTTAATAAAAACGGAGCATTTACCCGGCTTTATAACATGCAGCAATTATGA
- the pqqD gene encoding PqqA binding protein: MSYQFNAKDVLVTQLGEEGVAFNSATNEYFSLNETSYKILKGIENNTPVEDIIQQLEAEYDISTEECSQAVHNIIRTFIEKKLVVEA, from the coding sequence ATGAGTTATCAATTCAATGCCAAAGATGTTTTAGTAACCCAGCTGGGTGAAGAAGGTGTAGCCTTTAACAGTGCTACAAACGAATATTTTTCGCTCAACGAGACTTCTTATAAAATCCTGAAAGGTATTGAAAACAATACTCCGGTCGAGGACATCATCCAGCAACTGGAAGCCGAGTACGATATATCGACAGAAGAGTGTTCCCAAGCAGTGCATAATATCATCCGCACTTTTATAGAAAAAAAGCTGGTAGTGGAGGCATGA
- the asnO gene encoding Asparagine synthetase [glutamine-hydrolyzing] 3: MSLIFGCWLFEPGKSVANTLERMCTTLAVLSQGAYNQRIHNNTGVGHIRTLPHTTDSQEASIFLNATFLFTAQGRIDNSPALCRKLGIEISDGYTSEYLMWQSFLKWGKDCVNELRGDWSFAVWNYETQELFIARDPMGYTALYYYQDATGFYFSSSLKNLLTLPSYQKQLNEEYWLRMLTLWDHLEANHQTFFKGIHTIPLAHTLTLKKDGKVTLNRYWYPQYTSIRIYKNKQDYAEEMYDIFSHAVAVRLKSPKPIASMLSGGLDSSAVSYIAARLLQQKNIPLTTFSHVPLFQKELQGIDIAEKQILDETPLILETVKAAGNINPILLNSANYSILQGMIDVLKIYDAPIHGAFNAYWIQDIFRTASQKGFGVLLTGEGGNGSISFKGRPQLLPLQWKQVLQHPFRYLKSHIAKPIVKTLYPQYFEKRKRAHNDLADYVTMIFANEQLLQKYQILEDIQTNQKSFQLNIKDINELKEQFVSLYQIRSLFGAAHNHFYGVEMRDPCADQDVMEFFFSLPNEAFFDEHHNNRMLVKRMMKGRIPDSVLFEKKKGLQSSDILYRVKAQQHEITEAIALLSKSAAATSCIDVQKLSAAWQTYLAQPYTSPFQIQCLLKAIHFGLFLQMHFD; encoded by the coding sequence ATGAGTCTGATCTTCGGATGTTGGTTATTTGAACCTGGTAAATCCGTTGCAAACACACTTGAGCGGATGTGCACAACTTTGGCAGTACTGTCACAGGGAGCATATAATCAGCGCATTCATAATAATACCGGAGTAGGGCATATTCGAACACTGCCGCATACTACAGATTCGCAAGAAGCATCTATTTTTTTGAATGCTACTTTTCTATTTACAGCACAGGGCAGAATAGACAATAGCCCAGCCTTATGTCGAAAATTGGGAATTGAGATATCCGATGGCTATACCTCTGAATACCTTATGTGGCAGTCCTTCCTCAAATGGGGAAAAGACTGTGTAAATGAACTAAGAGGTGATTGGAGTTTTGCTGTGTGGAACTATGAAACACAAGAACTATTTATAGCCAGAGATCCGATGGGCTATACAGCGCTGTATTACTATCAGGATGCTACGGGGTTTTATTTCAGCTCATCCCTTAAAAACTTGCTGACACTCCCCTCCTATCAAAAGCAACTGAACGAAGAGTATTGGTTGCGGATGCTCACCCTATGGGATCACTTGGAAGCGAATCACCAAACATTCTTTAAAGGCATTCACACAATTCCCCTTGCTCATACGTTAACTTTAAAAAAAGATGGTAAAGTTACCCTAAACAGGTATTGGTACCCACAGTATACTTCAATTAGGATATACAAGAATAAACAGGACTATGCAGAGGAGATGTATGACATTTTTTCTCATGCAGTAGCTGTAAGATTAAAGAGTCCCAAACCGATAGCCTCCATGCTTAGTGGAGGACTGGATAGCTCGGCAGTAAGTTACATTGCAGCACGCTTACTCCAGCAAAAAAACATACCTCTTACCACCTTCAGTCATGTGCCTCTTTTTCAGAAAGAGTTACAAGGTATCGATATAGCAGAGAAACAAATACTGGATGAAACGCCTCTTATCCTGGAAACAGTAAAAGCAGCCGGTAATATCAACCCGATATTGTTGAATTCCGCCAATTACAGCATTCTGCAAGGAATGATAGATGTGTTAAAAATATACGATGCTCCTATTCATGGAGCCTTTAATGCATATTGGATACAGGATATTTTTCGCACAGCTTCACAAAAAGGCTTTGGCGTTCTATTAACTGGTGAGGGGGGAAACGGCAGTATTTCTTTCAAAGGACGTCCTCAATTATTACCTTTACAATGGAAACAGGTACTGCAACATCCTTTCAGATACCTGAAATCTCATATAGCCAAGCCCATAGTAAAAACACTATATCCTCAATATTTTGAAAAGCGCAAACGCGCTCATAATGACCTTGCTGATTATGTTACAATGATATTTGCCAATGAGCAGCTACTGCAAAAATATCAGATACTGGAGGACATTCAGACAAATCAAAAAAGCTTTCAGCTTAACATAAAAGACATTAACGAACTTAAAGAACAGTTCGTATCACTTTACCAAATACGCAGTTTGTTCGGAGCAGCACACAATCATTTTTACGGAGTGGAAATGCGCGACCCTTGTGCAGACCAAGATGTGATGGAATTCTTTTTCAGCCTACCCAATGAAGCCTTTTTTGACGAGCATCACAACAATCGCATGCTGGTAAAACGCATGATGAAAGGGCGGATACCGGACAGCGTACTCTTTGAAAAGAAAAAGGGATTACAAAGTTCAGATATCCTATATCGTGTAAAAGCTCAGCAGCACGAGATCACTGAGGCTATAGCATTGCTCTCAAAAAGTGCTGCCGCAACCTCTTGTATTGATGTGCAAAAGCTTTCGGCAGCGTGGCAAACCTATTTGGCCCAGCCCTATACGTCCCCCTTTCAAATACAGTGCCTCCTGAAGGCGATACATTTTGGTTTATTTCTACAGATGCATTTTGATTAA
- the gnl gene encoding Gluconolactonase, translating into MRAVILMILLSIGHMLFAQQVVFDSLGIIKSGATLQRISNEFSFTEGPVADQYGNVYFTDQPNNRIWYYDVEKNALKVFKDNAGRANGLAIDAAGNIIACADENNELWAIAPDGEVKVLVSSMNGKKLNGPNDLWIDKKGGIYFTDPYYQRNYWSRTEPEIKEQKVYYLPKGATKPIGVTDELVKPNGIVGSADGKYLFVADIDGHKIYRFDIRPDGSLGNKHLFAPQGADGITLDEKGNLYLAGRGVTVYNPHGVRIAHIPVPEKWTANICFAGKNKDILFITASNSIYILKMNVKGQ; encoded by the coding sequence ATGAGAGCTGTAATTTTAATGATATTGCTGAGCATAGGACATATGCTTTTCGCACAACAAGTTGTGTTTGACTCACTTGGTATTATAAAATCAGGAGCAACACTCCAGCGCATAAGTAATGAGTTTAGCTTTACGGAAGGTCCCGTAGCCGACCAATATGGGAATGTTTATTTTACCGACCAGCCGAATAACCGTATATGGTACTACGACGTTGAAAAAAATGCGCTTAAAGTATTTAAGGATAATGCCGGCCGAGCTAATGGACTGGCTATTGACGCTGCAGGAAACATCATCGCCTGCGCGGATGAAAACAATGAATTGTGGGCGATTGCCCCCGACGGTGAGGTGAAGGTTTTAGTAAGTAGCATGAATGGAAAAAAATTGAATGGACCAAACGATTTATGGATTGATAAAAAAGGAGGTATCTACTTTACCGACCCCTACTATCAGCGCAATTATTGGTCGCGTACCGAACCTGAAATAAAAGAACAAAAGGTCTATTACCTCCCCAAAGGCGCCACAAAACCTATTGGGGTAACGGATGAGCTGGTCAAACCCAATGGTATTGTAGGCTCCGCTGATGGCAAGTATCTGTTTGTTGCAGATATCGATGGCCACAAAATATACCGATTTGACATCCGACCCGATGGAAGCCTGGGCAATAAACACCTCTTTGCTCCGCAAGGTGCCGACGGCATTACATTGGATGAAAAAGGCAACCTATATCTGGCAGGACGGGGCGTAACAGTGTATAACCCCCACGGTGTTAGAATCGCACACATTCCGGTACCGGAAAAATGGACAGCCAATATTTGTTTTGCCGGCAAAAACAAAGACATATTATTCATTACCGCGAGCAACAGCATTTATATACTAAAAATGAATGTAAAAGGACAGTAA
- the rplK gene encoding 50S ribosomal protein L11 — MAKEISGFVKLQCKGGQANPAPPIGPALGSKGINIMEFCKQFNARTQDKMGKVLPVVITVYSDKSFDFVIKTPPAVVQLMEAAKIQKGSKESNRTKVGKVTWEQIEAIAKDKMPDMNCFTVESAMKMVAGTARSMGLTVEGKAPWEN; from the coding sequence ATGGCAAAAGAAATCAGCGGCTTCGTAAAGCTGCAATGTAAAGGTGGACAGGCAAATCCCGCACCTCCGATTGGTCCGGCGCTAGGTTCCAAGGGTATCAACATCATGGAATTCTGCAAGCAGTTCAATGCGCGCACTCAGGACAAAATGGGAAAAGTTCTTCCCGTAGTAATCACAGTTTATTCGGACAAAAGCTTTGACTTCGTAATCAAAACTCCTCCTGCAGTAGTGCAGTTGATGGAGGCGGCTAAGATTCAAAAGGGTTCTAAAGAAAGCAATCGTACTAAGGTTGGTAAAGTGACCTGGGAGCAGATTGAGGCTATTGCAAAAGACAAAATGCCTGATATGAACTGCTTCACAGTAGAAAGCGCCATGAAAATGGTAGCTGGTACTGCACGCAGTATGGGCTTGACAGTTGAGGGTAAAGCTCCTTGGGAAAATTAA
- the rplA gene encoding 50S ribosomal protein L1, producing the protein MAITKKRKIANAKVDANKTYTLNEASALVKEVNIAKFDASVDLHVRLGVDPKKADQAIRGTVTLPHGTGKTKRVLVLCTPDKEAAAKEAGADHVGLDEYIQKIEGGWTDIDVIIATPAVMPKIGKLGKILGPRNLMPNPKTGTVTNDVAAAVNEVKGGKIAFKVDKAGIVHASIGRVSFPPEKIAENGMELINALIKAKPATAKGTYLKSVSMASTMSPGIPLDVKSFTH; encoded by the coding sequence ATGGCTATAACTAAAAAAAGAAAAATTGCGAACGCCAAAGTAGATGCCAATAAAACCTATACACTGAACGAAGCATCTGCTCTGGTTAAAGAAGTAAATATTGCTAAGTTCGATGCTTCTGTAGATTTACACGTGCGCCTGGGAGTGGATCCTAAGAAGGCTGATCAGGCCATTCGTGGTACGGTTACATTGCCTCACGGAACCGGTAAAACAAAACGCGTATTAGTGCTTTGCACTCCAGATAAAGAAGCAGCTGCTAAAGAAGCCGGCGCTGATCATGTAGGATTGGATGAATATATCCAAAAAATCGAAGGCGGCTGGACTGATATAGATGTAATTATTGCTACTCCGGCGGTAATGCCTAAAATTGGTAAACTGGGTAAAATATTAGGTCCTCGTAACCTGATGCCTAACCCTAAAACAGGTACCGTTACCAATGATGTGGCTGCTGCGGTAAACGAAGTGAAAGGGGGTAAAATTGCATTCAAAGTGGATAAAGCAGGTATTGTACACGCTTCTATTGGTCGTGTTAGTTTCCCTCCGGAAAAAATTGCTGAAAACGGAATGGAACTCATCAATGCACTGATTAAAGCTAAGCCTGCTACCGCAAAAGGAACTTACCTGAAGAGTGTAAGCATGGCCAGCACCATGAGTCCGGGTATTCCTTTGGATGTTAAAAGCTTTACTCATTAA
- the rplL gene encoding 50S ribosomal protein L7/L12, with the protein MADIKSLAESLVGLTVKEVQELADLLKNEYGIEPAAAAVVVSGDAGGGAGAAEEKTAFDVILKNGGASKLNVVKIVKDLTGLGLKEAKELVDGAPKPVKEGVSKAEAEDIAAKLKEAGAEVEIA; encoded by the coding sequence ATGGCAGACATTAAATCATTAGCAGAAAGCCTGGTAGGTTTAACTGTAAAAGAAGTACAAGAACTGGCAGATCTTTTAAAAAATGAATACGGTATCGAACCTGCTGCTGCAGCAGTAGTAGTTTCTGGCGACGCTGGTGGTGGCGCTGGCGCAGCAGAAGAAAAGACTGCGTTCGATGTAATTCTGAAAAACGGAGGGGCTTCTAAACTGAATGTTGTTAAGATTGTTAAAGATCTTACAGGTTTAGGTCTGAAAGAAGCTAAAGAATTAGTAGACGGTGCTCCGAAACCAGTTAAAGAAGGTGTTTCTAAAGCTGAAGCTGAGGATATCGCAGCTAAATTAAAAGAAGCTGGTGCGGAAGTAGAAATAGCTTAA